The genomic DNA TCAGTTCAATCGGCGTTTCCAGCGCCAGCGGAACGACCGGTAACGATCCGATGCTTTTGCGCAGCAGGGCCAGCGTATCTTCCGCTTTTTTGGCGCTGGCGCAGTCCACCATGATTAGCCCGTTAACGGTATCGATCCACATCATTGTCTGGCTGAAACGGCTAAAGGCGCGCGGCAGCAGAGAGTGCAGAACTTCGTCTTTCAGCGAATCTTTTTCGGTTTTTTTCAGCTTGCGGCCCTGTTCGGCTTCAAGCTTGAAAATTTTCGCTTCGAGCGCCTGCTTGACCACCGGTGTGGGCAGAATTTTTTCTTCTTTGCGGGCGCAGACGATGATTTGACCCGTGCTGCTGGCGTGGGTCAATGCATCGCTTTGTGAACCCATTGGAGGAACCCAACCGGTTTTTGCCATATCCTGGCTACCGCAAGGGGAAAAGCTATAAGCGGCTAACTGTTTTTCCATCTCTTCTGCACGCAGCGAAACGTCGCGGCTGAGACGGTAAACCATCAAATTTTTGAACCACAGCATGATAATTTCCACGGCCTTGTCGTTAAATCAGCGGGCATGATAACGAATTGTCGCATCGCTTGCATTGCTAATCGGGAAGCGGGCTTCTACTCTGTTGATAATCAAAATAATGAGGAGTGTCTTGTGCGTATTGGGATTGATTTGGGCGGCACCAAAACAGAAGTCATCGCACTGAGCGAGCAGGGGGAGCAACTGTTCCGCCACCGTCTGCCTACGTCGCGCGATGATTATCACCAGACTATCGAGACGATTGCCCGGCTGGTCGACATGGCTGAGCAGGCGACAGGGCAGACCGGCACCGTTGGGATGGGGATCCCGGGCTCAATCTCGCCCTATACCGGGGTGGTTAAAAACGCCAACTCCACCTGGCTCAACGGTCAGCCTTTTGATAAAGATTTAAGTCAGCGCCTGAACCGGGAAGTGCGTCTGGCAAATGACGCCAACTGTCTGGCCGTCTCCGAAGCCATTGACGGTGCCGCCGCAGGGGCCCAGACCGTTTTTGCGGTCATTATCGGGACCGGCTGTGGCGCAGGTGTGGCCCTGGGCGGGCGTGCCCATATTGGCGGCAACGGTACGGCGGGCGAGTGGGGACATAACCCCTTGCCGTGGATGGATGAAGATGAACTTAAATACC from Enterobacter ludwigii includes the following:
- the mak gene encoding fructokinase produces the protein MRIGIDLGGTKTEVIALSEQGEQLFRHRLPTSRDDYHQTIETIARLVDMAEQATGQTGTVGMGIPGSISPYTGVVKNANSTWLNGQPFDKDLSQRLNREVRLANDANCLAVSEAIDGAAAGAQTVFAVIIGTGCGAGVALGGRAHIGGNGTAGEWGHNPLPWMDEDELKYRAEVPCYCGKQGCIETFISGTGFATDYHRLSGQPLKGNEIMHRVGEHDPVAELALSRYEMRLAKSLAHVVNILDPDVIVLGGGMSNVDRLYATVPNLVKQWVFGGECETPIRKAVHGDSSGVRGAAWLWPL
- the rdgC gene encoding recombination-associated protein RdgC, which gives rise to MLWFKNLMVYRLSRDVSLRAEEMEKQLAAYSFSPCGSQDMAKTGWVPPMGSQSDALTHASSTGQIIVCARKEEKILPTPVVKQALEAKIFKLEAEQGRKLKKTEKDSLKDEVLHSLLPRAFSRFSQTMMWIDTVNGLIMVDCASAKKAEDTLALLRKSIGSLPVVPLALETPIELTLTEWVRSGTAAQGFQILDEAELKALLEDGGVIRAKKQDLVSDEIAVHIEAGKVVTKLALDWQQRIQFVMCDDGSVKRLKFCDELRDQNEDIDREDYAQRFDADFILMTGELAALIQNLVEGLGGEAQR